A window of Ranitomeya variabilis isolate aRanVar5 chromosome 2, aRanVar5.hap1, whole genome shotgun sequence contains these coding sequences:
- the LOC143805927 gene encoding uncharacterized protein LOC143805927, giving the protein MDSSLIHQGYLKKYGGFLFKQWKERYLQLTQEGSLLLSKDTDSSTDLEIPLLTRCQAILEGTEIGELPKLPIGIQRNNCLGLSLSDGRILLLLAPDSQECSKWINILRKVKESLSQPPLSPNSCRLHNLSPIRRCCWSEISNQPKDKVQGKESRPAHRKEKCSPHCLRHGSQLHRGVKTACVLMGGAAAGPTLGYMVTSSHGSRSTDTAPPDFRELGYHPSTDVEGCQYDVDFEGMDQDFNGFDFGGFAF; this is encoded by the exons GTGGGTTTCTTTTCAAGCAATGGAAGGAACGATACTTGCAGCTCACCCAGGAAGGTAGCCTTCTTCTATCTAAAGATACAGACTCTTCCACAGATCTAGAAATTCCGCTTCTTACTCGTTGTCAAGCCATACTGGAGGGCACCGAAATTGGAGAGCTGCCCAAACTGCCCATTGGCATACAGAGGAACAACTGTCTAGGTCTCTCCTTGAGTGACGGGAGAATACTTCTACTTCTTGCTCCAGATTCCCAGGAGTGCAG taaatgGATAAATATTCTACGAAAAGTGAAAGAG AGCTTGTCACAGCCTCCACTCTCCCCAAACAGTTGTAGACTTCACAATTTGTCCCCTATCCGGAGATGCTGCTGGAGCGAGATTTCCAACCAACCCAAGGACAAGGTTCAAGGAAAAGAAA GTAGACCAGCTCATCGTAAAGAAAAGTGTTCTCCACACTGTCTCCGTCATGGTTCCCAGCTCCACAGGGGGGTGAAGACAGCATGTGTACTAATGGGAGGAGCTGCTGCAGGTCCAACCCTGGGGTACATGGTGACCTCAAGTCACGGTTCTCGTTCTACTGACACTGCTCCACCAGATTTTCGAGAGTTGGGCTACCACCCATCGACGGATGTAGAAGGCTGCCAGTATGATGTGGATTTTGAAGGCATGGACCAGGATTTCAATGGTTTCGATTTCGGTGGATTTGCCTTTTAA